CTATAATTATTGAACTGGAATGTCTAaatatgtaataaaaaaataaataatttatgaatTCTTCAAGATGGGTACATCCCAATAAATTAGAATGTCCCATCTTCCatatgtaatattttttttttaatttaaattatctttaaagaaaaaggagaatttttcaatttttcctAGAGAAACAgaactccaaaaaaaaaaaagggtaaaaatgaataaataaatgtaagggatacaataataataatagaaaaagACAAGGGTAACATTGTCTTCtgggtataatttttatttttaaagaaaaaaaaaagaataataaaaaaaataaacctcATCGTTGACCCGTAGAATTCCAATGGCGGCCCCTACGCCGTTGGCCTTGCTTTGCTTTGGCTTTGGCTTGGCTTgcccttctctctctttctctagtAGTATTAAAAAGCCAACACACACTATCTAACAAGTAAACCAACATAAGCGAGAAaacaagaaaaaaagaaaaaagtgggaaagagaaagagaagataaGAAGCAAAAACAGAAAAGGCTGCTCCAGTACTGATCTTAAGGAaggagaagagaagagaagagaggTTGTGTGCTGAAGCTAGCTAACTCCATCTGTTTCTAAGGAAAAGCTTTCTCTCTTTTAACATGGAGAAGCTCTTCTTTTTCTACTGGCTTAAGCTGCTTGCCATCTCTTTCTTTGTTTTAGTTTTCGTTTTAAAGATTGTAGTGTTGCTTTGGTGGAAACCCAGAAGAATTGAAGAACATTTCTCTAAGCAAGGAATCAGAGGCCCTCCTTATCGCTTCTTCATAGGCAATGTGAAAGAGCTTGTGGAGATGATGTTAAAAGCTTCTTCTCAGCCTATGCAGCCTTTCTCCCACAACATACTCCCTAGAGTTCTTTCCTTCTACCATCACTGGAAGAAAATCTATGGTATTTGTCCAGTTTTTGTTCACTTTCAAGTTTTTTTTAATAACTGCTgttgattttatattttttttttcttcttcttttcaaaaGGCCAATGGGCAGTTGTGTTCAAAGTTTTGTCTACTTGTTGTAACTTGTTGTGGGTGGTGGTGACATTGATGATCATGTAGAGATATGTTTGTGTTTGAGTGTTTTGTTTTTTGGGTACCCAATGAAGTTAGTGTTAATGTAGTTTTTAGCCTTGTCTTAAGTCTTGATAATTATTAAAGCTGTGGGGATGTTGCTTCTGTTATTATGTGTTTAATTCCTTTGTGATCCGTCCTCCAAAATTTGTGACTTTTTAAAGGCTTGTTTTCTGAGTTCAGGTACTTCTTTTTAAAACTTTTCAGCCTTTTTCTGTTCTTGGGTGCTTGATGTTGAAGTTGAGTTTGGACTGTTCCACTTCttgttttcttctcttttcttgttTTTCTCTCTCCCTTTCCTCTGGCAACCTCCTCCTTCCTTCTACAGCCAGCTAGCTCAATGACCCCGATTatcattttaaataaaaattgaaatttcttcttttttactcatagtaaaaattaaccaaaaaaaaagTGGGGTTTTTGCACTTGTCTGTTTTGGAGCTATCATTTGCTTTCTGCTTTCCATGTCCACTTGCCTTTGTTTGATGGGGGTGAGCTTTGTGTGTTCTGATAATGAAGTTGTATATTGTGTTTGCTAGCTGCATAGTTCCAGTTGTCTTCTTTCTACTCTCTTTTGTttttgctctctctctcttctgTAGGGTCCTACACTATATCCATGCTCTCTGAATTAATGGTTGCCATGTTTCCTGCTCATTCCTCTTTTTGCTATCTCGATACTAACTACTTGAGGATGTTCGAGACTTCCTATTTGGTGCAATTGCTTGcttcttttgtttctttgtgccttgttctttcttttattttttttatccccCTTTTCAGCCACTCCACAGATTAAATTATTTACATACACTAGTGTCTCATCGTCTTATTGCAGGTGCAACATTTCTTGTGTGGTTCGGACCCACTGTTCGACTCACCGTCTCCGATCCAGACCTCATCCGGGAAATCTTTTCTACCAAGTCTGAATTCTATGAAAAGATTGAAGCTCACCCTCTTGTTAAACAGCTTGAAGGTGATGGACTCCTCAGTCTCAAAGGTGAAAAATGGGCTCACCATAGGAAAATCATCACTCCCACTTTCCACATGGAAAATCTCAAAGTAATTAACTActtcataatatatataatttcatgccttaatccttctccttttttttttttcttaataattatattttttttccctAGATGCTAGTTCCTGTGGTGGCAAAGGGTGTGATGGATATGTTAGAGCAGTGGTCGGCATCAATGTCCAACTCTGAAGAGGTTGAAATTGAAGTTTCTGAATGGTTCCAAACCCTGACAGAAGATGTCATTACAAGAACTGCATTTGGTAGCAGCTATGAAGATGGTAAGGCCATTTTCCGATTGCAGGCACAGCAAATGGTGCTGGCTGCCGAGGCTTTCCAGAAGGTCTTTATCCCCGGTTATaggtaattattaattaattaattaattaattaatcaaaattttttctttttttttttaacctttaTATTTTGTTTTCAAATCAAGGTTCTTTCCCACTAAACGAAACATGAATTCTTGGAAACTGGACAAGGAAACCAAGAAATCGCTAATGAAATTGATCGATCGGCGGAGGGAAAATTCGAATGATAACACAATGCAGGAGGTGAAAAATCCGAAAGATTTGCTTGGATTAATGATCCAAGCTTCATATTCAAGCACAGATGTGACTGTTAATGACATAGTTGAAGAGTGTAAGAGCTTTTTCTTTGCCGGCAAACATACCACATCCAATTTGCTGACGTGGACAACGGTCCTACTAGCAATGCACCCACAGTGGCAGGTGGAAGCACGTGAGGAGGTGCTGAGGGTTTGTGGATCACGTGACATACCCACCAAAGATGATGTTGTAAAGCTTAAGACGGTAAAGGAGCCCCTCTCCCTCTTCAGATTATGACAAAAACCTTGTTTTGTCTCTTTGTTTCACtggttgctctctctctctctctctcaagaaaagaaaatcaagaaaactgCCACCTTTACTTTTTGCTTCCTCTTCCTCCTTTCTTTTTCCCACCCGAATGTTGTGGCAGTTTTGTCATTTTGAGTTTTATGAAGGGTAGTTTAGTCAATTGTGAAATTTTGATTTCTGAATTCTTTTTATTAACTGGGTGATGATCTGGTGTGCAGCTGAGCATGATTCTGAATGAATCCCTTCGGTTATATCCACCAACCATCGCGACAATCCGACGTTCAAGAACCGACGTGGAGCTCGGGGGCTACAAGATCCCACGTGGGACCGAGCTTCTGATACCGATATTGGCCGTTCATCATGATCAGAGCATATGGGGTAATGACGCAAATGATTTCAATCCAGGGCGTTTTAGTGATGGTGTGGGCAGGGCAGCCAAGCATTCGGTAGCCTTCATACCATTTGGGCTCGGAGTGAGAACCTGCATTGGCCAAAATCTTGCAATTTTGCAAGCAAAATTGACCCTTGCCATTATACTACAACGCTTCTCCTTTAGATTGGCCCCAAGCTACCAACATGCACCCACAGTCCTTATGCTTCTATACCCACAATATGGTGCACCCATCATTTTTAAGCGGCTACCCAATCCCAATGACCCATCAACCTGAAGAACAAAAATTGCCCACCAAACCGATATGATATTTGCGTGTGAGAATGCATTagtgacccaaaaaaaaaaaaacaaaaccatTGTTTAAGTGATTTTACATATCTACCCCATCATCTTCAAACCCTTCACCTCCTTTGCTATGCTAACCCTCCATGCCCATGGTTTTTTTACCAACATATTTTACCCTGGCATGCTTGTAATTCCATGGTTTTCACCAAAATGTTTAACCTTGCATTTGATGAGTTTGATTTAGACTACGATTTTGGTACATTTTGCTAACAACTAGGTAGCTTAATTCCCTCTCTCTTtcactctctctatctctcttttGTACGTAATGTATATTTGCACGCAATTCTCTATacagttttgtaatattatgctTCCACGAGTGTTATTTTGTTGTTTATTTATTATAGTATATTTGATAAGACTCTCTTCTGTAAAATCTCCTAATTTTAGTATGTTACGTAAAGGTCTAACAGTTCCAATTTGGTGCATCTATTCAATTTCAAAGTTTAATCCAAGGTGCATTCTCTTGTGGAAAAAAAGACAAAATTAGCAATATCAAATATTTTCCAATAGGGGAAAAGGGTATTAGGATTTGAATTTTGATTTTTTCTATTATGAAATAGACATATAATCGCTAGGTTGCCAATTTTATCTTCTAATGATGATAAACAATAATAGCGACTATGTTTTAATCTTAAACTAATTGGGGTcgattatgaaaattattttaatccTAAATTAATTGGGATCGATTATGAGAATTCTTGTTCCCATTCAGCTTTCTTATACTACTTATATATGATgataaatattgaaaaaaataattaatattaccctTTTGTTGCTCAATGCAATTAAGAATCTATAGGgaataaaattaaatgatatagACTATATTCTACATTTTAATTGCTCTCTGAGGTGTGGCTTAGCAAAAATCAATGAATATATATCGAGAGGCACCAGACCACCCTATAGGAACTTTCATAATACTCTCACATACCAATGCAAAAGCACATTAAAATTTGTCTTTTTTCATGAGTAGCTCTTCATATGTTATGTTAAATAATTTGAAGGTAATGGCTAACAGTTAAGATTGCGAAACCCTATACAAGTTTGCTACGTTTTTaagctgcttcttcttcttcatgtTCAAGTTATATAATTTTTAGTTCATTGAATTGCTCCCCATTAATTCTATTACCGACATATGGAACATGGATTACTTCCTCTCCTCGCCAAGACAGCATAAATTTTCTGGAAAACCATTGTCCCTGACTTGTCAGATTGGCCAAAAGATAATTCAATTAGAATGAGAAGCTTCAAAGctgcagatatatatatatatatatatatatatataacctacatagtttaattaattttcttctacTTATTCATTGAGTAGctagtttatggaattatatattTATCATACACGTACGAAACGTCCTTGTAGAATAaataacaatatagttcttacaggTTGTAGTATAACAATATATTATCAGTTTTTTAAATGTTATCAAGCTTAACAATTAATCAATATATAGTCTAATGATTGAGtatctatattatatattattcaatttataaatatatatatatatatatatatatatatatatatatatatatatatatatatatgaacattTATTATTTGATCACATTGTCTTTGTTGGAAATAGCATCTAATATTAGAGGAAATGAAAATCATTTTTAACATATATATTTTCTCCGAAAGAACTATCTATATATGATCCTTTTCAAAGAAAGATACAATCAAGAAAACTATAAAGAATTATtaatgaagaaaaataattaaaaaagaaagagTGAATTTTTATTCTTAGTGTTAGTACAAGATTTAAAGGAAGCTGAGGACATTTGCTGCAACCAAGGCATGAAATGTTGTGTTTAAAAGCAAAAGGGTGTGAGTGTAATCCAGCATGCAAATGAAGCTTTTTATATAAAATCTCCTTTTATGGGGCTTTGAGTTGTATTTTAGTGAGAAGTAAGATTTGAGAGCAGCTGCAGCAACCTTTCTTTTTGTATTGCTTTTTGGGATCTTCTCATGCTCTTTGGGCAGCTCTCTACTTAAGGGGATTGATGGTCCCCAGGAAGCATGTGGTTAGGGAGATATTTCCTCTCTTCTATTTTGTTCTGTGTTTTTTTGCTTTTGTTGAAGGAATCAAAGCATGCCATCAAGCATGTGATCACATTCATAATTACTTTATGAGCCCTTATTATTCAATTCCTTAATTTACTTAATAATATGTTAATGGTCATTAATTATATACACTGTTTATTCTTCCCTATCACCatcttaattaatctgtaattATTACTTACTTATGTGCATTGTAAGGGCCacgttcattattattattatgtgagTATTTTTGTACACCTTAGCTTAATTATATAGTTTTTGATAGTGTGCATGAGCCAGAGTTTCCCTTTATATTTATATACATTGTTTAATGTATTCATGATCCTCACTACtatactttttaattttctttctcaATAATCTAAAAACATACTTTTCCTGATAATACCAATTAATTTCCTAGTCTTAGTGTTTAATCATTACTATTACAGGCTGAATCTATTAAATGGTTCTTTGTCTCCTCATATTAACCTCTAGTTAAGCTACATAAGACACATAAATCAACATTCCAATGAACCCATCTTGGAAGGGGCAAACCACTCCCACAAAATGTAGCTTCATCTCCTCTATTATATCCCTATCTCTCTTTATTTGACGAAAATAAACTCTAATTTTTAAGCCTCAATTTCAAGTATCGACCAACAATTTTGCTAGTTAAGTATCTCTCTAAAACCTACCCGATACCATATCACCCCAAAATATCCGATTGATAAAATCTTAATCTAATATAAGTACTATTCATTAAGGATAAAATATCATTTCTTGTTAAACATTTCTAATCCCACTTTAATTGAACTCCCTTTAAGATATGAATCTTATATGATTAcaattttaataacaatttgaTACTTATATAAACAGTTCAAATCTTTACAGTTAAATATATTGTTTTTTATAATCAATTCTTTAATATGCTCAGTGCCTATTATTGACTTAAATATATCACTAACTTCCCAATTTCAGAAAGCATACCATTCATTCAAGTAATTGTTAGCCAAAAACTTAAAAACAAAGAAGGCAAAAATGGAGAATAGCTAACCAAACCATATGTACAGAACAAGATATAGATAGAAACAAATGTCTAATCTATATAAAAGAGAGCTTTTTAGGTAGATACCACGTATGCTAGACCAATCAAATCACTCATACCATTCAtgcttatatttataattatataaatataaaatgataataaaaattaaattacaagtTTATTCATTATTATATTACCTTAGAATGATTTATTTGACATAGTTTGCAAATAACGTAATAGATTAAATCTAACTAAAAATTTCTATATATATAAAACAGTTTAACTTCTCTTTTGATTCTGTCACATGAAATATTTTAAAGAGAAATTAGCTCATAAAATTGTGCCTAATAAACATCTTAATTAGAGGAGATTACGATTTTTATAtgaaaagaatttaaaaattttgagaaaatattaTCAATATcacttaattattaataatttaaagaataaaaaatttaaaaaaaaattaaaatgacttGCAAACACAGGAAATTTAGCTAGTATATTAGTATGGTGGACCAAAAACTGAATGCAAAATTACATTTAATTTTGAACTAcaagttctaatttttttttttttttaaaaaaggcgACTAATTAATCAAATCCACGCtcaattcaataaattttttgcTGTGATCTTAAATAAAATTGTCATTTTCTATAATGATATATAATTATTTGTCATGATCACatgataattatatatattatcccATAGTTTAGAATCTACAACCAATTAAAATGGGCAGTAGATCCCTATAAGTAAATGATTTTGGTACTATTGTAGGAGTCATCAATAAACAAAACC
Above is a genomic segment from Hevea brasiliensis isolate MT/VB/25A 57/8 chromosome 17, ASM3005281v1, whole genome shotgun sequence containing:
- the LOC110636044 gene encoding cytochrome P450 734A1; translation: MEKLFFFYWLKLLAISFFVLVFVLKIVVLLWWKPRRIEEHFSKQGIRGPPYRFFIGNVKELVEMMLKASSQPMQPFSHNILPRVLSFYHHWKKIYGATFLVWFGPTVRLTVSDPDLIREIFSTKSEFYEKIEAHPLVKQLEGDGLLSLKGEKWAHHRKIITPTFHMENLKMLVPVVAKGVMDMLEQWSASMSNSEEVEIEVSEWFQTLTEDVITRTAFGSSYEDGKAIFRLQAQQMVLAAEAFQKVFIPGYRFFPTKRNMNSWKLDKETKKSLMKLIDRRRENSNDNTMQEVKNPKDLLGLMIQASYSSTDVTVNDIVEECKSFFFAGKHTTSNLLTWTTVLLAMHPQWQVEAREEVLRVCGSRDIPTKDDVVKLKTLSMILNESLRLYPPTIATIRRSRTDVELGGYKIPRGTELLIPILAVHHDQSIWGNDANDFNPGRFSDGVGRAAKHSVAFIPFGLGVRTCIGQNLAILQAKLTLAIILQRFSFRLAPSYQHAPTVLMLLYPQYGAPIIFKRLPNPNDPST